A part of Desulfomicrobium escambiense DSM 10707 genomic DNA contains:
- a CDS encoding alpha/beta fold hydrolase has translation MRIFDFQLDEPQDDNGREKAQSFEELFAGIVRRYPDRAAVQDEERSISFSELDALSSAIAGFILERGYGDEAVVGVLCARGCMVLAAGIGAMRAGAVYLPVEREIPRARQEIMLQPARLIITDSGCLREAEYLRYRIPGIAHILCLDAPEFEGAVEKSTELSSVAFWERVAEGGGDQAWKSAFDGRDLPAEALAAMASNILEKTGLAGRSTRKVLDIGSGSGVVARALQAASRHYAAVDLARNELERVERLAGVDAVKVHQMEAIDICFLADDGFDLISIHGVVECFPGYNYLRRVLDHAVSKLADDGVLFVGAVPDLAGRDGFRDALRSYARETDDNAGLIRFDAEAELFVPQRFFATWAAESPVPVEVRFSRPRVPVAELADYRYDVEIRKIASAPPRPAQTRFGSSHLPSRTRRDLPVCRPEQAAYIVYTSGSTGVPKGVVVEHRHLLHILRALAPFASGCGRAALVAPLTFDASIQQLAVSVAVGGTLYVLSDGERKNPRSFCASVRRHGLELCDMTPAFFNVLVEHLVEHKTPLPMKKILLAGEILRTDSVRKFYSVPGNEDVVLYNVYGPTECTVDSTAFRIDFHNHAAFAAYPIGAPLDGVSVTIRDRNGQVVSDGENGEIWIVGDGVSRGYLNAGGASAFVEAEGRRWYRTGDFGFVRHGLLYYLGREDQQVKIRGNRVEIGEVENAIAGFPGVRQVAVVAETFDAREEKSLAAYVVGGVDAARLREYLEQRLPSYCVPGYFVPMVELPLSINRKVDKKALPSPLSVQRVDSGRKPSGAVEEKLADIWHRLLGVESVDADADFFGLGGHSILAIRLAAMIEKELGLRVSLTELFAHPTIARLAELFAGKSRGGSGPVIRLCHCEGGRNLFLFHPVGGSVFCYGDLARHLGHAYTVYAVEAAGFSPERTTLNTELQRVEDLAGYYLREILETGVDDIIFGGWSFGGLLAYEAARQYGRTGRAVGPVIVLDTVADNRRARHDAGLDEVGLLKSRLDGALSFDETMVRALPREERLRFLVECGERSGLLPFGFNSVQMANLLQTYRGNAIAAARYEAPVNPDGKLLLVRATEISAYASNFVDDVFMGWGRFLERDNITLKWTGGTHETMLSPGLAGNVAHHILEYLEHV, from the coding sequence GTGAGGATATTCGATTTCCAGCTCGACGAACCACAGGACGATAACGGCCGGGAGAAGGCGCAATCCTTCGAGGAACTGTTCGCCGGCATCGTGCGCAGGTATCCAGACCGCGCCGCGGTGCAGGACGAGGAGAGATCCATCAGCTTTTCGGAGCTTGACGCCCTCTCGTCCGCCATCGCGGGTTTCATTTTAGAACGGGGGTACGGCGACGAGGCCGTGGTCGGCGTGCTCTGCGCGCGGGGATGCATGGTCCTTGCCGCCGGGATAGGCGCCATGCGGGCCGGGGCGGTCTATCTGCCCGTGGAGCGCGAGATCCCCAGGGCGAGGCAGGAGATCATGCTCCAGCCGGCCAGGCTGATCATCACCGACAGCGGCTGCCTGCGCGAGGCCGAGTACCTGCGCTACAGAATCCCCGGCATCGCCCACATTCTCTGTCTGGACGCGCCCGAGTTCGAGGGGGCGGTGGAGAAGTCCACGGAGTTGAGCAGCGTCGCGTTCTGGGAGCGCGTGGCCGAAGGGGGCGGCGATCAGGCCTGGAAGAGTGCTTTCGACGGCCGGGACCTGCCCGCCGAAGCGCTGGCGGCGATGGCGTCGAACATTCTCGAAAAAACCGGGCTGGCCGGACGGTCGACCAGAAAGGTGCTCGATATCGGCAGCGGGTCGGGAGTCGTCGCCCGGGCGCTGCAGGCCGCGTCCCGTCACTATGCGGCCGTGGACCTGGCGAGAAACGAGCTGGAACGGGTCGAGCGGTTGGCCGGGGTCGATGCGGTCAAGGTGCACCAGATGGAGGCCATCGACATCTGCTTCCTGGCCGACGATGGGTTCGACCTGATCTCGATACACGGTGTGGTGGAGTGCTTTCCGGGGTACAACTACCTTCGTCGCGTCCTGGACCATGCCGTGTCCAAGCTCGCGGACGACGGGGTTCTGTTCGTGGGGGCGGTCCCGGACCTGGCGGGGCGCGACGGCTTCAGGGACGCCCTGCGGAGCTACGCCAGGGAAACGGACGACAACGCCGGCCTGATCCGTTTCGACGCCGAAGCGGAGCTGTTCGTGCCGCAGCGCTTCTTCGCCACGTGGGCCGCGGAAAGCCCCGTGCCCGTGGAGGTCCGTTTCTCGCGGCCCCGCGTGCCCGTCGCTGAACTGGCCGACTACCGCTATGACGTGGAGATCAGAAAGATCGCGTCCGCGCCACCCAGGCCTGCGCAAACCCGCTTCGGATCGAGCCATCTGCCGTCGCGGACGCGGCGGGACCTGCCCGTCTGCCGCCCAGAGCAGGCGGCCTACATCGTCTACACCAGCGGATCCACCGGCGTTCCCAAGGGCGTCGTGGTCGAGCATCGCCATCTGCTGCATATCCTGCGGGCCCTCGCTCCCTTTGCTTCGGGCTGCGGGCGGGCGGCGCTGGTGGCGCCCCTGACCTTCGACGCTTCGATTCAGCAACTGGCCGTATCCGTGGCGGTTGGCGGGACGCTGTACGTCCTGTCGGACGGCGAGCGGAAGAACCCCCGCAGTTTCTGCGCCAGCGTCCGCAGGCACGGCCTGGAACTGTGCGACATGACGCCCGCTTTCTTCAACGTGTTGGTGGAGCACCTGGTCGAACACAAGACCCCGTTGCCCATGAAGAAGATTCTGCTGGCCGGGGAGATCCTGCGGACGGACTCCGTGCGCAAGTTCTACTCGGTTCCCGGCAACGAGGACGTCGTTCTCTACAACGTGTACGGCCCTACGGAGTGCACCGTGGACTCGACGGCCTTCCGCATCGATTTTCACAACCATGCGGCTTTCGCGGCCTATCCCATCGGTGCACCTCTCGACGGGGTCAGCGTCACGATCCGGGACAGGAACGGACAGGTCGTGTCCGATGGAGAAAACGGAGAAATCTGGATAGTCGGCGACGGCGTCTCGCGCGGCTACCTCAATGCGGGGGGGGCTTCGGCCTTTGTCGAGGCCGAGGGGCGGCGCTGGTATCGGACCGGTGATTTCGGTTTTGTCCGCCACGGGCTGCTGTACTATCTCGGACGCGAGGATCAGCAGGTCAAGATACGAGGCAACCGCGTTGAAATCGGGGAAGTTGAGAACGCCATCGCGGGGTTTCCGGGAGTGCGGCAGGTGGCGGTAGTGGCCGAGACGTTCGACGCGCGGGAGGAGAAGAGCCTGGCCGCCTACGTGGTCGGCGGCGTCGATGCCGCGAGGCTGCGGGAGTACCTGGAGCAGAGGCTCCCGTCGTACTGCGTGCCGGGTTATTTTGTGCCGATGGTCGAGCTGCCTCTTTCCATCAACCGCAAGGTGGACAAGAAGGCGCTGCCATCGCCGCTGTCCGTGCAGCGCGTCGATTCCGGGCGGAAACCGTCGGGAGCGGTCGAGGAAAAGCTTGCGGACATCTGGCACAGGCTGCTCGGCGTCGAGTCCGTCGACGCCGACGCAGATTTCTTCGGTCTCGGCGGGCACAGCATCCTGGCCATCCGGCTCGCAGCCATGATCGAGAAGGAACTCGGTTTGCGTGTCTCCCTGACGGAGCTGTTCGCCCATCCGACCATCGCGCGGCTGGCGGAGCTCTTCGCCGGAAAGTCCAGGGGCGGCAGCGGCCCGGTGATCCGGCTGTGCCACTGTGAGGGCGGCAGGAACCTCTTTCTCTTTCACCCCGTTGGCGGGAGTGTGTTCTGCTATGGCGATCTGGCGCGCCATCTCGGGCATGCGTATACCGTGTATGCAGTGGAGGCGGCCGGGTTCAGCCCCGAGCGGACGACGCTGAACACGGAACTGCAGCGTGTCGAGGACCTGGCTGGCTATTATCTGCGGGAAATCCTCGAGACCGGGGTCGATGATATCATTTTCGGAGGATGGAGCTTCGGCGGGCTGCTGGCCTACGAGGCAGCCAGGCAGTACGGGAGGACGGGGCGCGCCGTCGGGCCCGTCATCGTGCTCGACACCGTGGCCGACAATCGCCGCGCGCGGCACGACGCCGGGCTGGACGAGGTCGGCCTGCTCAAATCCAGGCTTGATGGTGCCTTGTCCTTTGACGAGACAATGGTCCGGGCCCTGCCGAGGGAGGAACGTCTCAGGTTTCTCGTCGAATGCGGAGAGAGGAGCGGGCTGCTGCCGTTCGGCTTCAACTCGGTCCAGATGGCGAACCTGCTCCAGACGTACAGGGGCAACGCCATTGCCGCCGCCAGGTACGAGGCTCCGGTCAATCCGGACGGAAAGCTCCTGCTCGTACGCGCCACGGAGATCTCCGCCTATGCGAGCAACTTTGTCGATGACGTGTTCATGGGGTGGGGCAGATTTTTGGAGAGGGATAACATCACGCTCAAATGGACGGGGGGGACGCACGAAACCATGCTTTCCCCCGGATTGGCCGGCAACGTCGCACATCATATTCTGGAGTACCTTGAGCATGTCTGA
- a CDS encoding serine hydrolase domain-containing protein — protein MSDARRRGFLQLVLLAALLVAEVAHAGGGAERVREVVTRLGSAVMAECGLPGMSVAVLKKGADDPVSVAFGTACVENGVPMTPAQRIKIGSVTKVFTAALVGRLVEQGRLGYETTIARFFPEFPDGRNITVRHLLNHTSGVVDMLSLPEVRTNLTREWSAEELIGMAGAQPRLFAPGTKQQYSNTGYLMLAVITEIVSGKTYEEEIRDMFHDGLGMESLSIGRDRTIVPHLSCGYSASTDGTLTLPLMAGLSMAKGTGNLVAAPSDVVRLVNLDRVLKNNVLDSAALTPLRLVGGESATFRGREEGCRYSGSFLDGCTLFMFDDPAITLVGKLGSFPGFGTAFFYDRQSGFAVVISVNNELAISKAIKLGAEILYALRN, from the coding sequence ATGTCTGATGCACGAAGAAGGGGATTTCTGCAGTTGGTTCTGCTTGCCGCTCTGCTGGTTGCGGAGGTCGCCCATGCCGGAGGCGGGGCGGAAAGAGTCCGCGAGGTCGTGACGCGCCTGGGCTCGGCGGTCATGGCCGAATGCGGCCTGCCGGGGATGTCGGTGGCGGTGCTGAAGAAAGGGGCTGACGATCCCGTCAGCGTGGCGTTCGGTACTGCGTGCGTGGAAAACGGGGTGCCGATGACTCCGGCCCAGCGGATCAAGATCGGCTCCGTGACGAAAGTCTTCACCGCGGCGCTCGTCGGCAGGCTCGTGGAGCAGGGGCGGCTGGGGTACGAAACGACCATCGCCAGGTTCTTTCCGGAATTCCCTGATGGGAGGAACATCACGGTGCGTCACCTGCTGAACCACACCTCGGGCGTGGTCGACATGCTGAGCCTGCCCGAGGTCCGCACGAACCTGACCAGGGAATGGAGCGCCGAGGAACTCATCGGCATGGCCGGCGCACAGCCCCGCCTCTTCGCTCCGGGCACGAAGCAGCAGTATTCGAACACCGGTTATCTGATGCTGGCCGTGATCACCGAGATCGTGTCCGGCAAAACGTACGAGGAAGAAATCCGGGACATGTTTCATGACGGCCTGGGGATGGAATCCCTGTCCATCGGCCGGGACCGGACCATTGTTCCGCATCTCTCGTGCGGCTACAGCGCGTCGACCGACGGGACGCTGACGCTGCCCCTCATGGCCGGGCTCTCCATGGCCAAGGGAACGGGCAACCTGGTGGCCGCTCCCTCCGATGTGGTGCGTCTAGTCAATCTCGACCGTGTTCTCAAAAACAATGTTCTTGATTCGGCAGCCCTCACGCCGTTGCGTCTTGTCGGCGGCGAATCCGCCACGTTCAGGGGCCGGGAAGAAGGATGCCGGTATAGCGGCAGTTTCCTCGACGGGTGCACCCTGTTCATGTTCGACGATCCGGCGATCACGCTTGTCGGCAAACTGGGATCGTTTCCGGGTTTCGGAACCGCGTTTTTTTATGACAGGCAGTCTGGATTTGCAGTCGTAATCAGCGTGAATAACGAGCTGGCCATTTCAAAGGCGATTAAACTTGGCGCAGAAATCTTGTACGCGTTGCGAAATTAA
- a CDS encoding ABC transporter substrate binding protein: protein MDNACALDAGAAAVGGDDALRPVRNIAYFEAGPYWEFNLLFGKVTESLNRLRVLDRVRFPESLHVSPGWDADSSTYAAEARRLMSDPSVDLIISMGTVATKALLEANNLKTPIVSIDVADPVGAGIIDAETGKGALNLTLQYTPDKWQKVFVLFHKALPFSRLGIMYHDSPEGRSYSNVNEAREVARDRGFTLVEYAKLDKEESVDSCAAGVQDLVDRGVDAFYISALNCFDWTTGNPRRMFEELHARGIKTLARDGTAQVSRGALMGLSTLDYVPLGEYYAGRIARLLGFIPEGEPVVQGPYSPKITFNLDTASALKLDVPLILLITADEIFDSSLAPVRNETGAR, encoded by the coding sequence GTGGATAACGCCTGCGCTCTGGACGCTGGGGCTGCCGCTGTCGGGGGGGATGACGCTTTGCGTCCGGTCAGGAACATCGCCTACTTCGAGGCCGGCCCGTACTGGGAGTTTAACCTTCTGTTCGGGAAGGTCACCGAGTCCCTGAATCGGCTGCGCGTCCTGGACCGGGTGCGCTTTCCCGAGTCGCTGCACGTCAGCCCGGGTTGGGACGCGGACTCGTCCACGTACGCCGCCGAAGCGAGGCGGCTCATGTCCGACCCGTCCGTGGACCTGATCATCAGCATGGGCACCGTGGCGACCAAGGCTCTCCTGGAGGCGAACAACCTGAAGACGCCCATCGTGTCCATCGATGTGGCCGATCCGGTGGGGGCCGGAATCATCGACGCCGAAACGGGCAAGGGTGCTTTGAACCTGACGCTGCAGTACACGCCCGACAAGTGGCAGAAGGTTTTTGTCCTCTTTCACAAGGCGCTGCCGTTCAGCAGGCTGGGGATCATGTACCACGACTCCCCGGAGGGGCGTTCCTACTCCAATGTGAACGAGGCCCGTGAAGTGGCCCGGGACAGGGGATTCACGCTTGTCGAGTACGCGAAGCTGGACAAGGAGGAGAGCGTCGACTCCTGCGCCGCAGGCGTGCAGGACCTTGTCGACCGGGGGGTTGATGCCTTTTACATATCCGCATTGAACTGTTTTGACTGGACTACGGGGAATCCCCGGAGGATGTTCGAGGAACTGCACGCACGGGGCATCAAGACCCTCGCCCGCGACGGAACCGCCCAGGTCAGTCGGGGCGCCCTCATGGGGCTCTCCACCCTCGATTACGTTCCCCTCGGCGAGTACTATGCAGGCCGGATCGCGCGTCTGTTGGGGTTCATTCCTGAGGGTGAGCCCGTCGTGCAGGGGCCCTACAGTCCCAAGATCACCTTCAATCTGGACACCGCGAGCGCTTTGAAACTGGACGTCCCCCTTATCCTGCTGATCACGGCCGATGAAATTTTCGACTCCAGCCTGGCACCGGTCCGGAACGAAACTGGAGCCAGATAG
- a CDS encoding YcjF family protein, translated as MATKNSEMMTEAEGQDRLNLEPMPEETAEAVAAALPSECEIDALIRKRVYAAIGVGFVPLPLVDLAGLTAVQLEMIHALTKAYGLEFKKERAKSILSSLGSGVVSVAAVPLFASLFKSLPIVGTTAGSATISIVGGASTYAMGKVFDRHFRKGGNLLNFDAQGAKAYFKTKFEEGKGVVAKMKPGKKADAAEPATESGATA; from the coding sequence ATGGCAACGAAGAATTCCGAAATGATGACGGAAGCAGAAGGACAGGACAGGCTCAATCTGGAGCCGATGCCCGAAGAGACCGCCGAGGCTGTGGCCGCGGCGCTGCCGAGCGAGTGCGAAATCGATGCGCTGATCCGCAAGCGCGTCTATGCGGCCATCGGGGTCGGGTTCGTACCGCTGCCGCTGGTCGATCTGGCCGGACTGACCGCTGTCCAGCTGGAAATGATCCATGCCCTGACCAAGGCCTACGGACTGGAGTTCAAAAAGGAGAGGGCGAAATCCATCCTTTCCTCCCTGGGCAGCGGCGTTGTTTCCGTTGCCGCAGTGCCGCTCTTCGCCTCCCTGTTCAAGAGCCTGCCGATCGTGGGCACCACGGCGGGCAGCGCGACCATCAGCATTGTCGGCGGCGCATCCACCTATGCCATGGGCAAGGTGTTCGACCGGCACTTCAGGAAGGGCGGCAATTTGCTGAATTTCGACGCGCAGGGCGCAAAGGCCTATTTCAAGACCAAGTTCGAGGAAGGCAAGGGCGTGGTCGCGAAGATGAAGCCCGGCAAGAAGGCTGACGCCGCCGAGCCGGCGACGGAATCCGGGGCCACGGCCTAG
- a CDS encoding ATP-binding cassette domain-containing protein, with protein MGACLAAGVMQGLAVFSVLQGLEQMFDDGIRFHTFLAFLLCLGFFYCLFRYVTERAAIIALRGVMGWRMRIATKLRAVSQIEFAKLEKAVVQSALLDERELVVEASRMLMASAVNTVMIVVAFVKMFTVSIVGALTVVAFLGLGLFLFLRLVRGVYAFMEAARRSELDFAASLRDLQGGLRQLKQHKPKTTDLFAGQIIPGLDRVTESRESTERGHGKGISFFAVFNLLILGMVLFLMPGFLDIDASTTSTLLILSMFCLTPMISLVSFVPMLAKVEMSLRELQCFEVRLDEIMEPCEQEGVNSRWQHPDPKTPVFESLSIRDVRFDYFDRQGTRQFGVAVEDFSLNRGEIVFIRGGNGSGKSTFMNMVAGLYPAQGGEISVNGLPLADMGMETYRNLFTLLPSDFHLFSRPLGVDASERRMAEVLALMRIDTKVRLEPDGTFSTLDLSAGQRKRLALACALLEDREVCLLDEVAADFDPGFRKFFYETLLPDLKRAGRTILAISHDDRYFHVADRVLAMRDGRFVENGHDGDAA; from the coding sequence GTGGGGGCGTGCCTCGCCGCCGGCGTGATGCAGGGCCTGGCCGTGTTCAGCGTGCTCCAGGGGCTGGAGCAGATGTTCGATGACGGCATCCGCTTTCACACGTTCCTGGCTTTTTTGCTCTGTCTCGGTTTTTTTTACTGCCTTTTCCGCTATGTGACGGAACGTGCGGCGATCATCGCCCTGCGCGGAGTCATGGGCTGGCGGATGCGCATTGCGACGAAGCTGCGGGCCGTCAGCCAGATCGAGTTCGCCAAGCTCGAAAAAGCGGTGGTGCAGTCCGCCCTGCTCGATGAACGCGAACTGGTGGTGGAAGCCTCGCGCATGCTCATGGCCTCTGCGGTCAACACGGTCATGATCGTGGTGGCTTTCGTCAAAATGTTCACCGTGTCCATAGTGGGGGCCTTGACCGTTGTCGCCTTCCTGGGCCTGGGGCTGTTCCTTTTCCTGCGTCTTGTGCGCGGGGTGTACGCGTTCATGGAGGCCGCGCGTCGGTCCGAGCTGGATTTCGCCGCGAGTCTGCGCGACCTGCAGGGCGGGTTGCGCCAGTTGAAGCAGCACAAGCCCAAGACCACGGACCTGTTCGCCGGGCAGATCATCCCTGGCCTGGATCGGGTCACGGAGTCGCGGGAGTCCACCGAGCGCGGCCACGGCAAGGGGATTTCCTTTTTCGCGGTCTTCAACCTGCTGATCTTGGGCATGGTCCTCTTTCTCATGCCGGGATTCCTGGATATCGACGCCAGTACCACCTCCACCCTGCTGATCCTCAGCATGTTCTGCCTGACGCCGATGATCAGCCTGGTGAGCTTTGTGCCCATGCTGGCCAAGGTGGAGATGAGCCTGCGTGAACTGCAATGCTTCGAGGTCCGTTTGGACGAGATCATGGAGCCGTGCGAACAGGAAGGGGTGAATTCCCGCTGGCAGCACCCCGATCCGAAGACGCCCGTCTTCGAGTCGCTCAGCATTCGCGACGTGCGGTTTGATTATTTCGATCGTCAGGGGACGCGCCAATTTGGGGTGGCCGTGGAGGACTTCTCGCTCAACCGCGGTGAAATCGTCTTCATACGCGGGGGGAACGGCTCCGGGAAATCCACGTTCATGAACATGGTCGCCGGTCTGTACCCTGCGCAGGGCGGAGAGATATCTGTCAACGGCTTGCCTCTGGCCGACATGGGTATGGAGACGTACCGGAACCTTTTCACCTTGCTGCCTTCGGATTTCCACCTGTTCAGCAGGCCGCTGGGGGTGGATGCCTCGGAGCGGCGCATGGCCGAGGTGCTCGCTCTGATGCGCATCGACACCAAGGTGCGCCTGGAGCCCGACGGGACGTTCTCGACCCTCGACCTCTCCGCCGGGCAGCGCAAGCGCCTGGCCTTGGCCTGCGCTCTGCTGGAGGATCGGGAAGTCTGCCTTTTGGACGAGGTTGCGGCAGATTTCGACCCGGGATTCAGGAAGTTCTTCTACGAGACGCTCCTTCCGGACCTGAAGCGGGCGGGACGCACGATCCTCGCCATCTCCCATGACGACCGCTACTTCCATGTCGCCGACCGGGTGCTGGCCATGCGCGACGGCCGGTTCGTCGAAAACGGGCATGACGGGGATGCTGCATGA
- a CDS encoding prohibitin family protein, with protein MITVGSGELGVLYSRFFGGTVLDRVYKEGLHVISPWNTLFVYDTRIQEETQAIDVLTLDGLTVTVQVSLRYQVVRDSLPILHQQIGPDYRRKIILPILTSAVRQTIGSFRPDALYSTARGELQDKMLVDATEEMGRIPILIHGFVVREIVLPEVLRTSIVEKLVAEQKYLRYHFLLLEAKEEAKRKAIEGEAVRYYQSLVNENMTENFLRYEGIQATAKLAASENAKVVVVGSGKDGLPLILNTQDTSRPSAGHNAGVVAPKADVEDSGTRSGAGDSNSSADAGGPGPESGWRMRSSGFVEFLERLDKVLLNPAKNNPQAMPPAATK; from the coding sequence ATGATCACGGTCGGGTCGGGTGAGCTGGGAGTCCTGTACTCCAGGTTCTTTGGTGGCACGGTTCTCGACAGGGTTTATAAAGAGGGGCTTCATGTCATATCCCCTTGGAACACCTTGTTCGTTTATGACACGCGTATCCAGGAGGAGACTCAGGCCATCGACGTGTTGACCCTGGACGGTTTGACGGTGACCGTGCAGGTATCGTTACGCTATCAGGTCGTCCGCGACAGCCTGCCGATTCTGCACCAGCAGATCGGACCGGATTACAGGCGCAAGATCATCCTGCCGATCTTGACCTCCGCAGTGCGCCAGACCATCGGCAGTTTTCGGCCGGACGCCCTGTACTCCACCGCGCGGGGAGAACTGCAGGACAAGATGCTGGTTGACGCAACCGAGGAGATGGGGCGCATTCCCATTCTCATTCACGGCTTCGTGGTCCGGGAGATCGTCCTGCCCGAGGTGCTGCGCACATCGATTGTCGAAAAGCTGGTGGCCGAACAGAAGTACCTGCGCTACCACTTCCTGCTCCTCGAAGCCAAGGAGGAGGCCAAGCGCAAGGCCATCGAAGGCGAGGCCGTACGGTACTATCAGTCCCTCGTGAACGAGAACATGACCGAAAACTTCCTGCGCTACGAAGGCATCCAGGCCACCGCCAAGCTTGCGGCGTCGGAAAACGCCAAGGTCGTCGTGGTGGGCAGCGGAAAGGACGGCCTGCCCCTCATTCTGAACACCCAGGACACGTCCCGGCCTTCCGCGGGGCACAACGCCGGCGTCGTTGCACCGAAGGCGGACGTCGAGGATTCCGGCACGCGAAGCGGGGCGGGCGATTCCAACTCATCGGCGGATGCTGGCGGACCGGGGCCTGAATCGGGCTGGCGCATGCGGAGTTCGGGATTCGTGGAATTCCTCGAACGCCTGGACAAGGTGTTGCTCAATCCCGCAAAGAATAACCCGCAGGCGATGCCGCCGGCTGCCACCAAGTGA
- a CDS encoding ABC transporter substrate binding protein → MSRSFFSSILRVLILVPGVIFTLSFAPALAQDPPVKRIGYLEAGRFWLFDRTFAAFQQALADRPEVGVAYPPDAHHSPGWEPENMARLPELAEKLMRRGDLDLVVGMGTAAVKALLAQNNGHTPILGMGMADPVAAGVVRGVADSGVDNFTCQVIADRWTSMFRVFHDVVRFRKLGILYQNTPEGRVYAALDDARSVASELGFDVLAFGRLSSAETDDECRQGLARLREEGMDAFFIGPLNCFDRETNDVGALLQLLNDWKIPTFARDGSEFVAAGALMGFSTWNFGPTGQFLANQAVAVLNGAKPRSVPMLDRVEPTIAINLETAVRIGFPFPLDVLVVADEIFEHTALPDAWKER, encoded by the coding sequence ATGAGCCGATCTTTTTTCTCCAGCATTCTGCGTGTCCTCATTCTCGTGCCGGGCGTGATTTTCACGCTCTCCTTCGCGCCGGCCCTGGCGCAGGATCCCCCCGTCAAGCGCATCGGCTATCTGGAGGCCGGGCGCTTCTGGCTTTTCGACCGCACCTTCGCAGCCTTTCAGCAGGCCCTCGCCGACAGACCTGAGGTGGGCGTCGCCTATCCGCCGGATGCCCATCACAGCCCTGGCTGGGAGCCGGAGAACATGGCGCGGCTGCCCGAATTAGCGGAGAAACTGATGCGACGCGGAGATCTGGACCTGGTCGTGGGCATGGGCACGGCTGCGGTCAAAGCGCTTCTGGCCCAAAACAACGGACATACTCCGATTCTGGGCATGGGCATGGCCGATCCCGTGGCGGCCGGGGTCGTGCGAGGGGTCGCGGATTCCGGGGTGGACAACTTCACCTGCCAGGTCATCGCGGACAGATGGACAAGCATGTTCCGCGTGTTTCACGATGTCGTCCGCTTCAGGAAGCTCGGCATACTGTATCAGAACACGCCTGAAGGTCGCGTCTACGCGGCCTTGGACGACGCCAGGAGTGTCGCCTCGGAACTGGGCTTCGATGTCCTGGCCTTTGGCCGCCTTTCTTCGGCTGAGACGGACGACGAATGTCGGCAGGGATTGGCCCGCCTGCGCGAGGAAGGCATGGATGCATTCTTCATCGGTCCCCTGAACTGTTTCGACCGGGAGACGAACGATGTCGGGGCCCTCCTGCAGCTTCTCAATGACTGGAAAATCCCCACCTTTGCCCGTGACGGTTCGGAATTTGTCGCAGCCGGAGCGCTCATGGGTTTTTCCACCTGGAATTTCGGCCCCACGGGTCAGTTTCTGGCCAATCAGGCCGTTGCGGTGCTGAACGGGGCCAAGCCCAGATCGGTGCCCATGCTGGACAGGGTGGAGCCGACCATCGCCATCAACCTGGAAACTGCGGTGCGCATCGGCTTTCCGTTTCCGCTCGACGTTCTCGTCGTCGCCGACGAGATCTTCGAACACACGGCCCTGCCCGACGCATGGAAGGAGCGTTGA